In Coccidioides posadasii str. Silveira chromosome 4, complete sequence, one genomic interval encodes:
- a CDS encoding uncharacterized protein (EggNog:ENOG410PMXX~COG:K~BUSCO:8876at33183): MADSPGSPLSSLASEEFAEDLQFEDRAQSPSSAQVPPSKRRKIGLATWDHHTPISSAHDEIPPTSPASISSDSSAELPQSPEILSLIGGGMDEDYSGVCRDQVTVCQWDGCDANDLGHMDALVEHIHKNHIISRQKKYFCEWKDCPRKGQTHASGYALRAHMRSHTKEKPFYCTLPECDRSFTRSDALSKHMRTVHETEALKLSDTLAKHTQVGPAGPTLIKLPRIKLKLSQSSRDGCYETDKNGGEDVSQKEPVPSALLDSGLGFDAHELSLPLSQLYRVLRRQIFWAEQESKRLQLEWQRIKIQRKETWREKETILEDVIHAEVKLFQSALTAEDLALARGVSDFPPAAP; encoded by the exons ATGGCTGATTCACCAGGCTCACCTCTTTCTTCGCTTGCGTCAGAAGAGTTTGCCGAAGACCTTCAATTCGAAGATCGAGCCCAATCTCCTTCATCTGCCCAAGTACCACCTTCAAAACGACGCAAGATTGGCCTTGCTACTTGGGACCATCACACCCCCATATCCTCTGCCCATGACGAAATTCCTCCTACGTCTCCTGCGTCGATATCATCCGACAGTTCGGCTGAACTGCCTCAGTCCCCTGAAATATTATCACTGATCGGTGGCGGTATGGATGAAGATTATAGCGGTGTATGCCGAGACCAAGTTACGGTTTGTCAGTGGGATGGCTGTGATGCGAATGACTTGGGTCACATGGACGCCTTGGTAGAGCACATACACAAGAATCATATCATTTCTAGACAGAAAAAGTACTTTTGCGAATGGAAAGATTGTCCACGGAAGGGCCAAACACATGCTAGCGGGTATGCTTTGAGAGCCCACATGAGAAGCCACACCAAGGAGAAACCATTCTACTGCACCTTGCCGG AATGTGATCGAAGCTTCACACGATCAGATGCTCTTTCGAAGCATATGAGAACCGTTCATGAGACCGAAGCATTGAAGTTGTCTGACACACTCGCAAAACACACTCAAGTTGGACCAGCGGGACCCACTTTGATAAAGCTACCTCGAATCAAGCTAAAATTATCGCAATCATCCAGAGACGGCTGTTATGAAACGGACAAGAACGGCGGAGAAGACGTTTCCCAGAAAGAACCAGTCCCTTCTGCACTTTTGGACTCTGGGCTCGGCTTCGATGCGCACGAGCTTTCTTTGCCTTTAAGCCAATTGTACCGAGTACTCCGTCGGCAGATTTTCTGGGCTGAACAGGAATCCAAACGTCTACAACTGGAGTGGCAAAGGATCAAAATTCAGAGGAAAGAAACCtggagagaaaaggagaccATCTTGGAGGATGTCATTCATGCTGAAGTGAAGCTTTTTCAGTCGGCCTTGACTGCCGAGGACTTAGCCCTCGCACGAGGTGTCAGTGATTTCCCGCCGGCAGCACCATAA
- a CDS encoding uncharacterized protein (EggNog:ENOG410QDWN~COG:K~BUSCO:252at33183), translating to MDPTAMVIPSTATSSPAPIEASIANQSTLGSLEKATIPANQGNGVESVPNTATNLKRDADSEHPQATTPTDTTDGVHIGMSSTSSEYEATKSPRGIATPMEADGDSHMEDSSEAVDAVSSSSGMSGHESKRGVKRKSPIDESDFIRNNPSLYGLRRSNRTRSIRQTIQSTTDSESEVSRPIKRRRPQPNRKRSSSQSQDSDADSSSDVYSNTQRRQKVKRRRLVQPQVDLAPAHGEVRFSTRRSNKVLNYNEDDDDDLFGDESDNMTPLDWATVLDDNRPAIDVVLNHRLKDDVDPTRLDLGRSDFEFYIKWQGKSHYHATWETDESLVNCRSNRRLDNYVRKLLIQELSFMKDPDMIPEEKEKWNLDRERDIEAIEDFKLVERVIGSRKVAGVTEYYVKWKRLFYESCTWEGAELVSSIAQQEIDRYLDRCSRPPVSSRLESNQSTRSAFEPIHGTPDFVCNGQLKDFQVKGVNFMAYNWVRGRNVVLADEMGLGKTVQTVTFINWLRHVRNQQGPFIVVVPLSTMPSWAETFDYWTPDLNYVVYSGNEASRNIIKEYELLVDGNIKRPKFHVLLTTYEYVLVDASFLSQIKWQFLAVDEAHRLKNRDSQLYAKLVEFKSPSRLLITGTPVQNNLGELSALMDFLNPGLIEIDENMDLSSEAASVKLAELTKAIQPFMLRRTKSKVESDLPPKSEKIIRVELSDVQLEYYKNILTKNYAALNQGAKGQKQSLLNIMMELKKASNHPFMFANAEDRILQGSTRREDALRALITSSGKMMLLDQLLAKLKNDGHRVLIFSQMVRMLDILADYMDARGFAYQRLDGTIAAGPRRLSIEHFNAPDSTDFAFLLSTRAGGLGINLMTADTVILFDSDWNPQADLQAMARAHRIGQTKPVSVYRLVSKDTVEEEVIERARNKLLLEFITIQRGVTDKEATELKDKMVRAGHHINEPTSSEDISRILKRRGQRMFEQSGNQKKLEEIDIDAVLANAEEHKTEQAEGMEADGGEEFLKAFEFVDVKVDDLTWDEIIPKEELERIKSEERKEMEAKYLAEEIERSQPRKRKEMADEREERQAKRKARQQVNMDVDDDSDAPPAPDPKRPLTEKEIRHLTRAYLRYGDFNDRERDILREAKLLDRDPSVVNGVLKEIVQSANQHLQEANDEIRALEREGKTFTKKERKAVLFNYGGVKRLNAETIVERPNEMRILRQITSRLSDPKSFRVPEATKAADYSCTWGAREDGMLCIGIARHGYGAWAQIRDDPDLGLTDKFFLEEHRADRKNELTRNGEGMKSPGAVHLVRRADYLLSVLKDKMSNGASPTAKKAVENHHRNNRKPGYSRQQNSGSVSASPAPPSIRKRRESDALRHRVHTRGARGSDRPNTPTSDTRKGISEVDKIRSRHNANFYSGRRNDYSGIVSNNENMLKMVFKPIRDHLRQISQCTKEGIPDKNRRAKELRRLLHSVGGFIHKTLDSEETRESLEARLWDYVARYWPNQATPGSALLDIYKRMVAAENAPQPKSTT from the exons ATGGATC CCACCGCCATGGTGATCCCGAGCACTGCAACTTCCTCTCCCGCACCAATTGAAGCAAGTATAGCCAATCAAAGCACATTGGGTAGTCTGGAAAAGGCGACTATACCGGCGAACCAGGGCAACGGTGTCGAATCCGTCCCTAATACTGCGACCAACTTGAAGCGGGACGCGGATTCTGAGCACCCTCAAGCAACAACACCAACGGATACTACTGATGGGGTGCATATCGGAATGAGCTCCACCTCCTCTGAATATGAGGCCACTAAGTCTCCCAGGGGAATCGCCACACCCATGGAGGCGGATGGTGACTCCCACATGGAAGATTCTTCAGAGGCAGTAGATGCGGTATCCAGTTCCTCGGGCATGTCGGGCCACGAATCGAAGCGAGGTGTTAAGCGCAAGTCGCCCATCGATGAGAGTGACTTTATTCGAAACAACCCAAGCTTATATGGATTGCGCCGAAGCAATCGCACCCGTTCTATCCGCCAGACGATCCAGAGCACTACAGACTCCGAGTCTGAGGTTTCCAGACCCATTAAGAGGAGACGTCCTCAGCCAAACCGAAAACGATCGTCCTCACAGTCTCAAGATTCCGACGCAGATTCATCAAGCGACGTTTATAGCAACACCCAGAGAAGGCAAAAAGTTAAACGCCGCCGTCTAGTGCAACCGCAGGTTGACTTAGCACCAGCACATGGGGAAGTTCGGTTTTCCACGCGTCGTTCTAATAAAGTTTTAAACTACAatgaagatgacgatgatgatcTGTTCGGAGACGAATCGGATAACATGACCCCACTCGATTGGGCGACCGTCCTCGACGATAATCGCCCCGCCATTGATGTTGTCCTTAACCATCGTTTAAAGGATGACGTGGATCCCACGCGACTTGACCTCGGACGCTCGGACTTCGAATTTTATATTAAATGGCAGGGAAAGTCGCACTACCATGCAACGTGGGAGACAGACGAGTCCCTTGTCAATTGCCGCAGTAACCGTCGTCTAGATAATTATGTCCGAAAGCTGCTAATTCAAGAGCTCTCGTTCATGAAAGATCCGGATATGATACctgaagaaaaggaaaagtgGAACCTTGACCGCGAGCGCGATATTGAAGCGATTGAGGACTTCAAACTCGTCGAGCGTGTCATTGGTTCTCGCAAGGTTGCGGGGGTAACCGAGTATTACGTTAAATGGAAACGCCTGTTTTACGAGAGTTGTACTTGGGAAGGCGCAGAGCTTGTTAGCAGTATCGCCCAACAGGAAATCGACCGTTACCTTGACCGGTGTTCCCGGCCTCCTGTTTCAAGCAGACTGGAATCGAACCAGTCAACTCGTTCTGCATTCGAACCTATTCATGGAACTCCTGACTTCGTCTGCAATGGTCAACTGAAGGACTTCCAGGTGAAAGGTGTTAATTTCATGGCATACAACTGGGTTCGCGGCCGAAATGTAGTTCTTGCTGATGAGATGGGGTTGGGAAAAACAGTCCAGACTGTAACTTTTATCAATTGGCTGCGACATGTGAGGAATCAACAGGGCCCGTTTATCGTGGTTGTCCCTCTTTCCACAATGCCATCGTGGGCTGAAACATTCGACTATTGGACACCCGATTTAAACTACGTTGTTTACAGTGGGAACGAAGCGTCACGGAATATTATCAAGGAGTATGAACTTCTTGTCGATGGAAACATTAAACGCCCAAAATTCCATGTCCTCTTGACCACGTATGAGTATGTGTTGGTCGACGCGTCCTTTCTTAGCCAAATCAAGTGGCAATTTCTCGCAGTTGATGAGGCCCATCGTCTAAAAAATAGAGACTCTCAGTTGTACGCAAAGCTAGTTGAATTCAAGTCTCCGAGCCGGTTACTGATTACTGGAACCCCCGTTCAAAATAATCTTGGAGAACTATCTGCGCTGATGGACTTTCTAAATCCGGGGCTAATTGAAATTGATGAAAATATGGATTTAAGCTCGGAAGCTGCAAGCGTCAAGCTAGCTGAATTGACCAAAGCGATACAACCGTTTATGCTTCGCCGTACCAAGTCTAAGGTTGAAAGTGACTTGCCGCCAAAGTCAGAAAAGATTATTCGGGTTGAGCTTTCAGACGTGCAGTTGGAGTATTATAAAAACATTCTTACCAAGAACTATGCTGCCCTTAATCAAGGCGCGAAGGGTCAAAAACAATCATTACTCAATATTATGATGGAGTTGAAAAAGGCAAGCAATCATCCGTTCATGTTCGCCAACGCAGAAGATCGAATTCTGCAAGGCAGCACGCGCCGAGAAGATGCACTAAGGGCACTGATCACCAGCAGTGGCAAGATGATGCTGCTGGACCAGCTGCTGGCGAAGTTGAAAAATGATGGCCATCGCGTTCTTATTTTCAGCCAAATGGTTCGCATGCTTGATATTCTTGCTGATTACATGGATGCGCGGGGTTTTGCCTATCAGAGGCTGGATGGCACCATTGCAGCTGGACCTCGTCGTTTATCTATTGAACACTTTAATGCTCCAGATAGCACTGACTTCGCTTTCTTGCTCTCGACGCGTGCGGGTGGGCTTGGCATTAATCTCATGACAGCAGATACAGTCATTCTATTCGATTCAGACTGGAATCCCCAAGCTGATTTACAGGCCATGGCGCGAGCTCATCGCATTGGGCAAACAAAGCCGGTTAGCGTCTATCGGCTTGTATCAAAAGACACTGTCGAAGAAGAAGTCATAGAGAGGGCTAGGAATAAGTTACTTCTTGAATTCATTACCATCCAAAGAGGTGTGACCGATAAGGAGGCCACAGAATTAAAAGATAAGATGGTTCGCGCTGGCCATCATATCAACGAGCCGACTTCTTCTGAGGATATATCGCGGATATTGAAGCGTCGTGGGCAACGGATGTTTGAGCAGTCTGGAAATCAAAAGAAACTAGAAGAAATTGACATCGATGCTGTCCTTGCAAATGCGGAGGAGCACAAAACGGAGCAAGCCGAAGGCATGGAAGCTGATGGAGGTGAAGAATTCCTTAAAGCATTCGAATTTGTAGACGTCAAGGTAGATGACCTTACCTGGGATGAAATTATTCCAAAGGAGGAGTTGGAAAGAATTAAAAGCGAGGAACGGAAAGAAATGGAAGCTAAGTACCTCGCAGAAGAAATCGAACGCAGCCAGccgaggaaaagaaaagaaatggCGGacgaaagagaagaaaggcaGGCAAAGCGAAAGGCTCGGCAGCAAGTGAATATGGATGTCGATGATGACTCCGATGCGCCCCCAGCGCCAGACCCCAAACGTCCCCTAACTGAGAAGGAAATTCGTCACCTTACTCGTGCATACTTGAGATATGGCGACTTCAATGATCGCGAGAGAGATATTCTCAGGGAAGCAAAGCTTCTAGACAGAGATCCATCAGTCGTGAACGGAGTTCTTAAGGAAATAGTTCAGTCTGCGAATCAGCACCTTCAAGAAGCAAATGATGAGATCCGTGCGCTAGAGCGCGAGGGTAAAACTTTTAccaaaaaagagaggaaggCTGTGCTTTTCAACTATGGAGGTGTGAAGCGTTTAAATGCAGAAACAATTGTGGAACGCCCCAATGAGATGCGGATTTTGAGACAAATCACATCACGTTTGTCTGACCCGAAAAGCTTTCGCGTCCCTGAGGCCACGAAAGCTGCGGATTACTCCTGCACCTGGGGGGCACGGGAGGATGGCATGCTCTGCATTGGAATCGCGCGGCATGGGTATGGAGCATGGGCACAGATCCGCGACGATCCCGACCTAGGCCTTACCGACAAATTCTTTCTGGAGGAACACCGAGCGGATCGCAAAAACGAATTAACCCGAAATGGTGAGGGGATGAAGTCTCCTGGTGCCGTTCATTTAGTGCGTCGTGCCGACTACCTATTGTCTGTTCTTAAAGATAAGATGAGCAACGGTGCCAGCCCTACAGCGAAGAAGGCGGTGGAGAATCACCATCGTAACAACAGAAAGCCCGGCTATTCTCGCCAGCAAAATAGTGGCAGCGTTTCTGCCTCCCCTGCTCCACCATCGATCCGTAAACGTCGAGAATCGGATGCGCTCAGGCATCGTGTTCATACTCGCGGGGCCCGCGGTAGTGATCGGCCAAACACGCCAACAAGCGATACGCGAAAAGGCATATCCGAGGTCGACAAAATCCGTAGTCGGCACAATGCCAATTTTTATTCGGGTCGCCGAAACGATTATAGTGGCATCGTATCCAATAACGAAAACATGCTGAAGATGGTTTTTAAGCCAATCAGGGATCACCTAAGGCAGATCTCACAGTGCACCAAAGAAGGAATCCCGGACAAGAATCGACGGGCCAAAGAGCTTCGACGCTTGCTTCATTCGGTTGGCGGATTTATTCACAAAACTTTGGATTCTGAGGAAACGCGGGAATCCTTGGAAGCGCGCCTTTG GGACTACGTGGCTCGTTATTGGCCAAACCAGGCAACTCCTGGAAGTGCTCTTCTTGACATTTACAAACGCATGGTTGCTGCCGAAAATGCCCCACAACCTAAATCTACTACATAA
- the RLI1 gene encoding Fe-S cluster-binding ribosome biosynthesis protein (EggNog:ENOG410PHY8~COG:J~BUSCO:2964at33183), translating into MPRPGQVLGLVGTNGIGKSTALKILSGKLKPNLGRYDNPPDWEEILKYFRGSELQNYFTKVLEDDLKAVVKPQYVDQIPKAVKGPVRSVAPLIKARSQMDNMEHIMEVLELNQVKDRDISLLSGGELQRFAIALVCVQQADVYMFDEPSSYLDVKQRLSAARTIRELLRPDDYVIVVEHDLSVLDYLSDFICVLYGRPAVYGVVTLPASVREGINIFLDGHIPTENLRFREESLTFRIAEAGDDFIVDQGRAFSYPAMEKTLGSFHLSIEAGRFTNSEIVVMMGENGTGKTTFCKMLAGVEKPDGGKAVPAMNISMKPQKITPKFQGTVRQLFFKRIKAAFLSPQFQTDVYKPLKIDDFIDQEVQNLSGGELQRVAIVLALGIPADIYLIDEPSAYLDSEQRIVAARVIKRFIMHTKKTAFIVEHDFIMATYLADRVIVFDGKPSIDARANKPESLLTGCNRFLKNLDVTFRRDPNSYRPRINKDKSQLDQEQKLSGNYFFLEEES; encoded by the exons ATGCCACGCCCCGGGCAAGTCCTTGGTTTAGTCGGGACAAATGGTATTGGGAAAAGCACTGCACTGAAGATTCTTAGTGGGAAGCTGAAACCCAACCTTGGCCGGTACGACAATCCTCCTGATTGGGAGGAAATTTTGAAATATTTCCGTGGTTCAGAACTACAGA ATTACTTTACAAAGGTCCTTGAAGATGATCTTAAAGCTGTTGTGAAGCCCCAATATGTTGACCAAATCCCTAAAGCCGTTAAAGGACCTGTAAGATCTGTAGCCCCTCTAATCAAGGCGCGGTCTCAAATGGATAATATGGAACACATTATGGAAGTTTTAG AACTTAACCAGGTTAAAGACCGTGATATTAGTTTATTATCCGGTGGAGAACTACAGCGTTTTGCAATTGCCCTTGTGTGTGTTCAGCAAGCAGATGT TTACATGTTCGACGAGCCGTCCTCATACTTGGATGTGAAACAGCGTCTAAGCGCAGCTCGGACCATCCGAGAATTGTTACGACCCGATGACTATGTCATTGTCGTGGAACACGATTTGTCGGTCCTTGATTACCTGTCCGATTTTATCTGCGTTCTTTACGGCCGCCCAGCCGTTTATGGCGTTGTAACGTTGCCTGCATCGGTCCGCGAGGGTATAAACATCTTCTTGGATGGGCATATCCCCACTGAAAATCTTCGCTTTCGAGAGGAATCTTTGACCTTTCGAATTGCGGAAGCTGGTGATGATTTCATTGTCGATCAAGGCAGGGCTTTTAGTTATCCCGCGATGGAGAAAACTCTCGGCTCTTTTCATCTCAGCATCGAAGCTGGCAGATTTACGAATTCTGAAATTGTCGTCATGATGGGAGAAAATGGAACAGGTAAAACCACATTTTGCAAAATGTTAGCTGGAGTGGAGAAACCCGACGGTGGCAAGGCTGTTCCCGCAATGAATATTAGTATGAAGCCTCAGAAAATCACGCCCAAGTTTCAAGGAACCGTTCGCCAATTGTTTTTTAAACGCATCAAGGCGGCGTTCCTCTCTCCCCAGTTCCAGACAGACGTTTATAAGCCTCTCAAAATCGATGATTTTATCGATCAAGAGGTCCAAAATCTCTCTGGCGGAGAACTTCAGCGAGTTGCTATCGTTTTGGCCTTGGGAATACCCGCGGATATCTATCTGATTGACGAGCCAAGTGCGTATCTCGACTCGGAGCAACGTATTGTTGCAGCTCGCGTCATCAAGCGCTTCATTATGCATACCAAGAAGACCGCATTTATTGTCGAACACGATTTCATTATGGCTACTTATCTTGCTGATCGAGTTATTGTTTTCGACGGGAAACCATCAATAGATGCAAGAGCAAATAAGCCTGAATCACTCCTAACAGGTTGCAACAGGTTCTTAAAGAACCTGGATGTGACTTTCCGGCGTGATCCTAACAGCTATCGGCCAAGAATCAATAAAGACAAGAGCCAGCTGGATCAGGAACAAAAGTTGAGCGGAAATTAT TTCTTCCTCGAAGAGGAGAGTTAA
- a CDS encoding uncharacterized protein (EggNog:ENOG410PGSH~COG:A~BUSCO:4787at33183) produces MDTMSSNMGSTAPLLWQEARNSEGRVYYYNVQTKATQWAKPFELMTPSERALANQPWKEYTAEGGRKYWYNTETKKSSWEMPDIYKTALAQAQDSSPRQPLGPSGFVAGGIINVPTYLSQRERVDHERNHGDRRAMYGASDANGAVVGAQPAEPDYPAFEDAEAAFMKLLKRHGVQADWSWEQAIRAVIKDPQYRALKDPRDRKAAYEKYVAEVLAQEKDRAKERLTKLRMDFGTMLRRHPEITHFSRWKTIRPIIQSETIFRSTSDEIERRQFYEEYILELKRDHSEMEAKMRKTAKEDLAEILRVLDLEPYTRWSEAQELIRSNERIQSETQFRTLTQSDILTAFENHIKSLERTFNDAKQQLKANRSRRERQNRDKFVGLLQDLRHQGKIKAGSKWMDIFPFIQEDVRYTSMLGQPGSTPLDLFWDIVEEEERSLRGPRNDILDVLDDKRYELTLKTTFEEFASIMLTDRRTDRIDHETLNLIFHRLRDKVLRRTEDEKHAANRHQRRAVDALRSRIRRLDPPVHASDTWEQVKQRIDKTEEYRAVESDELRILAFEKVVRRLKEKEEDAERDRDRVAKREYYDRFDRLDRGERSHRSTQSYRTEKRGTSSRLSRTPEPDAYEADRRKAQADRERSYRKASGLSPSPVSHRDRDRDRGRERERERDWDRASSRLVSHYDRDRRDWDEERERLYPSRADPRSSRDELDYGVGDITRGASGQVLSERRRRRDSETESVGSRGAKRYRRDVRDADRFRREKDRERLPARSPRKDDSDKASSGPSAHKETAAVHSGSEEGEIEED; encoded by the exons ATGGACACCATGAGCTCTAACATGGGTTCCACCGCTCCATTGCTGTGGCAGGAAGCCCGCAACTCGGAGGGCCGAGTCTATTACTATAATGTGCAAACAAAGGCGACACAATGGGCAAAACCATTTGAGCTTATGACTCCTTCGGAG CGCGCTTTGGCAAATCAGCCGTGGAAAGAGTACACTGCTGAAGGCGGACGAAAGTATTGGTATAATACTGAGACCAAAAAAAGCTCTTGGGAGATGCCCGATATATACAAGACTGCGCTTGCGCAAGCACAGGATTCGTCGCCAAGGCAGCCACTCGG GCCTTCTGGTTTTGTCGCTGGCGGAATAATTAACGTGCCTACATATCTGTCGCAACGTGAGCGTGTCGATCATGAACGGAACCATGGCGATCGCCGAGCTATGTACGGTGCATCTGATGCGAATGGGGCTGTCGTCGGAGCCCAGCCAGCGGAACCAGATTACCCTGCGTTTGAGGATGCTGAGGCCGCTTTCATGAAGCTTCTCAAGCGGCACGGTGTACAAGCGGATTGGTCCTGGGAGCAAGCAATACGCGCAGTGATTAAAGATCCTCAATACCGTGCTCTAAAGGACCCACGTGATAGGAAGGCCGCATATGAGAAGTATGTAGCGGAGGTTCTGGCACAAGAAAAGGACCGTGCAAAAGAGAGATTGACCAAATTGAGAATGGATTTTGGTACTATGTTGCGGAGACATCCGGAAATCACTCATTTCAGCCGATGGAAGACCATACGCCCAATCATTCAAAGTGAAACTATATTCAGATCGACGAGCGATGAGATTGAGCGGCGACAGTTCTACGAAGAGTATATTCTTGAGCTTAAAAGAGATCATTCCGAGATGGAGGCCAAGATGCGGAAGACTGCAAAAGAAGATCTTGCCGAGATTCTCCGTGTCTTGGATTTAGAACCATACACACGTTGGTCCGAGGCCCAGGAGCTTATCCGGTCAAACGAAAGAATCCAAAGTGAAACGCAATTCCGAACTTTGACGCAATCGGATATTCTTACGGCGTTTGAAAATCATATTAAATCACTGGAAAGGACATTCAATGACGCCAAACAACAGCTCAAAGCCAACAGAAGTAGGAGGGAGCGGCAAAATAGGGATAAGTTCGTGGGCCTGTTACAAGATCTCAGACATCAAGGGAAAATCAAGGCTGGAAGCAAGTGGATGGATATCTTCCCTTTTATACAAGAGGATGTACGATACACGTCTATGCTTGGCCAGCCCGGCTCTACTCCGTTGGATTTGTTTTGGGACATAGtagaagaggaggaaaggtCCTTAAGAGGTCCACGAAACGATATCCTTGATGTCTTGGAT GATAAACGCTACGAACTGACTCTCAAAACAACCTTTGAAGAGTTTGCTTCCATAATGTTGACCGACCGTCGAACAGACAGGATTGATCATGAAACCCTTAACCTTATATTTCATCGTCTTCGCGACAAGGTACTTCGCAGAACGGAAGATGAAAAGCATGCTGCAAATCGCCACCAGCGTCGTGCCGTTGATGCATTGCGATCAAGGATCAGGCGTCTGGACCCTCCCGTTCATGCATCTGATACTTGGGAGCAAGTGAAGCAAAGAATAGACAAGACAGAGGAGTATCGTGCCGTTGAATCCGATGAATTGCGAATCTTGGCCTTTGAAAAGGTTGTTCGCCGTcttaaagaaaaagaagaggatgCCGAGAGAGATCGTGACCGGGTGGCGAAACGGGAGTACTATGATCGTTTCGATCGTTTAGATCGCGGGGAACGGAGCCATCGCAGTACCCAGTCTTATCGAACTGAGAAGAGGGGCACTTCAAGCCGCTTGAGCCGTACTCCGGAACCGGATGCCTATGAGGCTGACCGCCGCAAGGCACAGGCGGATCGTGAGAGATCTTATCGGAAAGCCAGCGGGCTCTCACCGTCTCCCGTGTCGCATCGTGATAGGGACAGAGATCGGgggcgagagagagagagagagagggattGGGACAGGGCAAGCAGTCGGCTCGTTAGTCATTATGATCGTGACCGCCGAGATTGGGACGAAGAACGCGAAAGACTATATCCAAGTCGGGCGGATCCAAGGAGTAGTCGCGATGAGCTTGACTACGGCGTTGGAGACATCACCCGTGGTGCATCGGGCCAAGTACTCAGCGAGCGACGGCGACGCCGTGATAGTGAAACCGAAAGCGTGGGAAGTCGCGGTGCAAAGCGGTATAGGCGAGATGTCAGGGATGCCGACCGGTTTAGGAGAGAAAAGGACCGAGAAAGACTACCCGCTAGAAGCCCACGCAAGGATGACTCTGATAAAGCATCTTCTGGACCATCAGCTCACAAGGAAACTGCGGCTGTGCATTCAGGTAGCGAAGAAGGTGAAATTGAAGAGGATTGA